From the genome of Pelagicoccus sp. SDUM812003, one region includes:
- a CDS encoding cysteine desulfurase yields the protein MSNAAKQITPPAIPDALQSVRSDFPILQRQVHGKPLVYLDNAASTQKPQQVIDAITRYYSQENANIHRGVHLLSTEATGAYENARGKIARFLNAESDSEIVFTRGATESVNLVAHSFVEPMLKKGDEILISAMEHHANIVPWQLLCERVGATLKVIPVTDDADLDLSNIDELLTERTKFFSIVWVSNAIGTVNDIQPLLNKAKALGVPTLVDAAQAVQHQPVDLQALGCDFLIFSGHKVYGPTGIGALYGKAERLAAMRPYQGGGDMISHVSFEGTTFKEPPSRFEAGTPHIEGAIGLGVAIDYLSAVGLETIHAYETDLVEHAVARLSEIPGVRIIGHPKVRSGAISFTMGEAHPHDIGTVLDTEGVAIRTGHHCCEPLMHRLGVPATARASFSLYNTPADVDALVAALKKVSILFA from the coding sequence ATGTCAAACGCAGCCAAACAGATCACGCCTCCCGCTATTCCGGACGCCTTGCAGTCGGTCCGAAGCGACTTTCCGATCCTGCAGCGACAGGTGCACGGAAAGCCGCTCGTCTACCTGGACAACGCCGCATCGACCCAGAAGCCGCAACAGGTCATCGACGCCATCACCCGCTACTACTCGCAGGAGAACGCAAACATCCACCGAGGGGTGCACCTGCTCTCCACCGAGGCCACCGGAGCCTACGAAAACGCTCGCGGCAAAATCGCCCGCTTCCTCAACGCGGAGAGCGATTCCGAAATCGTTTTCACCCGCGGGGCCACCGAGTCCGTAAATCTGGTCGCCCACTCCTTCGTGGAGCCCATGCTGAAAAAAGGGGACGAGATCCTCATCTCCGCCATGGAACACCACGCCAACATCGTGCCCTGGCAGCTGCTTTGCGAACGCGTCGGCGCCACCTTGAAGGTTATACCCGTCACCGACGACGCCGATCTAGACCTCTCCAACATCGACGAGCTGCTCACCGAGCGTACCAAATTTTTCAGCATCGTCTGGGTCTCCAACGCCATCGGCACCGTGAACGACATCCAGCCCTTGCTGAACAAAGCGAAAGCTCTGGGCGTCCCGACATTGGTTGACGCCGCCCAAGCCGTGCAGCATCAGCCAGTCGACCTGCAGGCCTTGGGCTGCGATTTCCTCATTTTTTCCGGCCACAAGGTTTACGGGCCCACCGGTATCGGCGCTCTCTATGGGAAGGCCGAGCGACTAGCCGCCATGCGCCCGTACCAAGGCGGCGGAGACATGATCTCGCACGTATCCTTCGAGGGCACCACCTTCAAGGAGCCGCCTTCCCGCTTCGAGGCGGGAACCCCGCATATCGAAGGGGCCATCGGGCTGGGCGTGGCCATCGACTACCTTTCGGCAGTCGGACTCGAAACCATTCACGCCTACGAAACGGACCTGGTGGAACACGCCGTCGCTCGCCTCTCCGAAATCCCAGGGGTGCGAATCATCGGCCATCCAAAAGTCCGCTCGGGCGCCATCTCCTTCACCATGGGCGAGGCCCATCCCCACGACATCGGGACCGTGCTCGACACGGAGGGGGTAGCCATCCGCACCGGACACCATTGCTGCGAGCCGCTCATGCATCGGCTCGGCGTCCCCGCCACAGCTCGAGCATCCTTCTCGCTCTACAACACCCCCGCGGATGTGGATGCTCTCGTCGCGGCTCTGAAAAAGGTCTCCATCCTGTTCGCGTAA
- a CDS encoding DEAD/DEAH box helicase: protein MPFSGLGLSDKINSALSDLGFTQPTPIQEQAIPLILEGHDLIGSAQTGTGKTAAFGLPILQRIQPGKPFQCLILEPTRELAAQVEESLGTFAKHLNIEIGLIYGGVKYGGQLDMIKRGAEIIVATPGRLLDHLQQGALQLKDLDYLVLDEVDRMLDMGFLPDVKRIVERCSKDRQTLLFTATLPPAIKTLTNWVLNNPKIVEIGQSRSAAETVSHAFYPVVERQKYKLLIELLQRTHFESVLIFCRTKFNADMISRRLERLNHSVAVLHSDRTQRERTEALKGFKDGKFEVLVATDIAARGLDIAGVTHVINYDVPLHAEDYVHRIGRTGRASKEGDAFTLLTEDEVKNAAAIEHFIGKKVERKKLDGFNYMYSALFNAQEKAAAGGARSRLRRG from the coding sequence ATGCCATTTTCAGGACTTGGTCTATCAGACAAAATCAATAGCGCTCTCAGCGACCTTGGCTTCACTCAGCCGACCCCAATTCAGGAGCAGGCGATCCCGTTGATTTTGGAGGGGCACGACCTCATCGGCTCGGCCCAGACTGGCACTGGCAAGACCGCTGCCTTCGGCCTGCCGATCCTGCAGCGCATTCAGCCGGGTAAACCGTTCCAGTGCCTGATTCTGGAGCCCACTCGCGAGCTCGCGGCTCAGGTGGAGGAATCGCTCGGCACCTTCGCCAAGCACCTCAACATCGAAATCGGCCTCATCTACGGCGGCGTGAAGTACGGCGGGCAGCTCGATATGATTAAGCGCGGGGCGGAAATCATCGTCGCCACGCCCGGGCGCTTGCTCGATCACTTGCAGCAGGGAGCCTTGCAGCTCAAGGACTTGGACTATCTGGTGCTGGACGAGGTGGACCGCATGCTGGACATGGGCTTTTTGCCTGACGTGAAGCGCATCGTGGAACGCTGCAGCAAGGATCGTCAGACACTGCTCTTCACCGCTACGCTTCCGCCAGCCATCAAGACCCTAACCAACTGGGTGCTCAACAATCCGAAGATCGTGGAGATCGGCCAGTCGCGTTCCGCAGCGGAAACGGTCAGCCATGCCTTCTACCCGGTGGTGGAGCGCCAGAAGTACAAGCTGCTCATCGAGCTGCTGCAGCGCACCCATTTCGAAAGCGTGCTCATCTTCTGCCGCACCAAGTTCAACGCGGACATGATCAGCCGCCGCCTGGAGCGATTGAACCACAGCGTCGCCGTGCTGCATTCGGACCGGACTCAGCGCGAACGCACCGAGGCCCTCAAGGGCTTCAAGGATGGCAAGTTCGAAGTATTGGTAGCGACTGATATCGCGGCTCGCGGCTTGGACATCGCCGGCGTCACCCATGTGATCAACTACGACGTGCCGCTGCATGCGGAGGACTACGTGCACCGCATCGGCCGCACGGGTCGCGCTTCGAAGGAAGGGGACGCGTTCACTTTGCTCACCGAGGACGAGGTGAAAAACGCCGCCGCCATCGAGCATTTCATCGGCAAGAAGGTGGAGCGCAAAAAGTTGGACGGGTTCAACTACATGTACTCCGCCCTGTTCAACGCCCAGGAGAAGGCGGCAGCGGGCGGGGCTCGCAGTCGGCTGCGCCGCGGATAG
- a CDS encoding response regulator, whose protein sequence is MSAATNDIDLASLQNRSILLIDDNHAIHRDYKAVLCPEQYDSAGQKLDELEDMLFDDQPKKQRRRIRNFVLQSAFQGEEAFEMVKKHLAKGVRYPLAYVDMRMPPGWDGLETIENLRQVDPQMNFIIVTAYSDHTYDTIVDRLGPSTPARILYKPFDPSEIYEMSYKILREWNDRNHGG, encoded by the coding sequence ATGTCAGCCGCGACAAACGACATCGACCTCGCCTCCCTGCAAAACCGCTCGATTCTCCTCATCGACGACAACCACGCCATCCATCGAGACTACAAGGCGGTGCTCTGCCCCGAACAATACGATAGCGCCGGGCAGAAGCTCGACGAGCTCGAGGACATGCTCTTCGACGATCAGCCAAAGAAGCAGCGCCGCCGCATCCGCAATTTCGTACTCCAGTCAGCCTTCCAGGGCGAGGAGGCCTTCGAGATGGTGAAGAAGCACCTGGCCAAGGGCGTGCGCTATCCGCTGGCCTACGTCGACATGCGCATGCCCCCAGGATGGGATGGACTGGAGACCATCGAAAACCTGCGCCAGGTCGATCCTCAGATGAACTTCATCATCGTGACCGCTTATTCGGACCACACCTACGATACGATCGTCGATCGACTTGGTCCCTCCACCCCGGCGCGAATCCTCTACAAGCCCTTCGATCCGAGCGAGATCTACGAGATGTCCTACAAGATCCTGCGCGAGTGGAACGACCGCAACCACGGCGGTTGA
- a CDS encoding urease accessory protein UreD, translated as MQAASPTEQPKRQRVAGYLRLSVEAAPSQPHRFARKEFKSPIHISKPYWDGHSLLLNLMCPTAGMLGGDEVELDVRVDEGAALVLSNPSSLRIHKMDAQEGAQWQQRFRVGPRALLESNPEWLILQAESSFVQRTSIDLSTGAELFFVETIAPGRVAHGEQFGFRSFRNRLQLRYEGQLALDEKFHIRPSQQTDLGWIEPAHGKRPFYASLLLCSQTLQDDSPLWQRIYEMQDEQTLIGSSRLAHGPVWSVKLLSSSSPAIRARVESIRQLFYQQMGRPAQKLRRQ; from the coding sequence TTGCAAGCCGCCAGCCCAACCGAACAGCCCAAGCGACAGCGCGTCGCGGGCTACCTCAGACTGTCCGTGGAGGCCGCGCCCAGCCAGCCGCACCGATTCGCCCGCAAGGAGTTCAAGTCGCCCATACACATCAGCAAACCCTATTGGGACGGCCACAGCTTGCTCCTGAACCTGATGTGCCCCACCGCTGGCATGCTCGGGGGCGACGAAGTCGAGCTCGACGTCCGCGTCGACGAGGGAGCGGCCCTCGTCCTGTCCAACCCATCCTCCCTGCGCATCCACAAAATGGACGCGCAGGAAGGGGCCCAGTGGCAGCAGCGCTTCCGGGTCGGGCCCAGAGCCCTTCTGGAGTCGAATCCCGAATGGCTCATCCTGCAGGCGGAAAGCTCCTTCGTCCAGCGAACCTCCATCGATCTCTCCACCGGAGCGGAGCTCTTTTTCGTGGAAACCATCGCCCCCGGCCGCGTGGCCCATGGCGAGCAGTTCGGCTTCCGCAGCTTCCGCAATCGACTTCAGCTTCGCTACGAGGGTCAGCTCGCGCTGGACGAGAAGTTTCATATCCGCCCATCGCAGCAAACGGATCTGGGGTGGATCGAGCCCGCCCACGGCAAGCGCCCCTTCTACGCTTCGCTTCTGCTCTGCTCGCAAACCCTGCAGGACGACTCCCCGCTGTGGCAGCGGATCTACGAAATGCAGGACGAGCAGACTTTGATCGGCTCGAGTCGCCTGGCGCATGGCCCCGTATGGAGCGTCAAACTGCTCTCATCCAGTTCGCCCGCCATCCGAGCCAGAGTGGAAAGCATACGCCAGCTCTTCTACCAGCAAATGGGGCGCCCCGCCCAGAAGCTGCGTCGCCAATAG
- the ureG gene encoding urease accessory protein UreG — MTQDTNISRPVRIGIGGPVGSGKTMLLLRLCETLREELSLVAITNDIYTREDAEFLVRHNALPADRVMGVETGGCPHTAIRDDTSMNMAAINELVERHPDTKVVLIESGGDNLSATFSPELVDAFIYVIDVAEGDKIPRKGGPAIQHSDLMIINKIDIAPYVGADLGVMDRDSKKMRGERPFLFCDLKTRKGLDEVVDWLKREYLF; from the coding sequence ATGACCCAAGACACCAACATATCTCGCCCCGTACGAATCGGAATCGGCGGCCCTGTCGGTTCCGGCAAGACCATGCTGCTGCTGCGCCTTTGCGAAACGCTGCGCGAAGAGCTCAGCCTGGTGGCCATCACCAACGACATCTACACCCGCGAGGACGCGGAGTTTCTCGTGCGCCACAACGCCCTGCCGGCGGACCGCGTCATGGGCGTGGAGACCGGCGGCTGTCCGCACACCGCCATTCGCGACGATACCAGCATGAACATGGCCGCCATCAACGAGCTGGTAGAGCGACACCCGGATACCAAGGTGGTGCTGATCGAATCAGGCGGCGACAACCTTTCCGCCACCTTTTCGCCCGAACTGGTAGATGCGTTCATCTATGTGATCGATGTGGCCGAAGGAGACAAGATCCCGCGCAAGGGCGGTCCAGCCATCCAGCACTCCGATCTGATGATCATCAACAAGATCGACATCGCTCCCTACGTCGGGGCGGACCTAGGCGTCATGGATCGCGACTCGAAGAAGATGCGCGGCGAGCGGCCGTTTCTTTTTTGCGACCTCAAGACCAGAAAAGGTCTGGACGAAGTGGTGGACTGGCTGAAACGCGAATACCTTTTCTAG
- a CDS encoding urease accessory UreF family protein, producing MDISWLKSMLQTTDPLFPIGSYAHSYGMEELCAQGVVHDQSTLLKYIETSLHLNLRTFELPYLRFAYDANLADDFTLLSELDQEIGAAKPSREIRQASASQGKQRLRLISKLRPTPRFARLAELQERKQITPHHLSIFAAENVDLETPLSATLTAWAYQAIAAPCAASLKLIRIGQEGAQLVLTQALENLQSLIDDSMSVDREYAGAFLPTIDIASDRHERAFARLFIS from the coding sequence ATGGACATATCCTGGCTCAAGTCGATGCTGCAAACGACAGATCCGCTCTTTCCGATCGGGTCCTACGCACACTCCTATGGCATGGAAGAACTCTGCGCCCAAGGCGTGGTCCACGATCAGTCGACGCTCCTGAAGTACATCGAGACCTCCCTCCACCTCAACCTCCGAACCTTCGAGCTTCCGTATTTGCGATTCGCATACGATGCGAATCTCGCTGACGACTTCACCCTGCTCAGCGAGCTCGACCAGGAGATCGGAGCCGCTAAGCCGAGCCGAGAGATTCGCCAAGCCAGCGCCTCTCAAGGCAAGCAGCGACTGCGCCTCATCAGCAAGCTGCGGCCCACGCCACGCTTCGCTCGCCTCGCTGAACTCCAAGAGCGAAAGCAGATCACGCCCCACCACCTGAGCATCTTCGCGGCGGAAAACGTCGATCTGGAAACGCCGTTGTCTGCGACGCTCACCGCCTGGGCCTATCAAGCGATCGCCGCCCCTTGCGCCGCTTCGCTAAAGCTCATCCGCATCGGTCAGGAAGGCGCCCAGCTCGTACTCACGCAAGCCCTAGAAAACCTCCAAAGCTTGATCGACGATTCCATGTCAGTAGATCGTGAATACGCCGGAGCGTTTCTTCCTACCATCGACATCGCCTCCGATCGCCACGAACGGGCCTTCGCCCGACTTTTCATTTCCTAA
- the ureC gene encoding urease subunit alpha yields MSLEFDRRQYAEMFGPTVGDQVRLGDTELFIEVERDLIAENGGYGNEVKFGGGKVIRDGMGQSPQATDAEVLDLVITNATILDAVQGIIKADIGIKNGRISGIGHAGNPLIQDGISEGMTVGAGTEVIAGEGHLITTGGFDSHIHFICPQQIDEALASGVTSMTGGGTGPATGTNATTCTPGIWNIHRMLEAAEEYPMNLGFMGKGNSSNPDALREQVAAGAMGLKLHEDWGTTPAAIDTCLSVADEMDVQVAIHTDTLNEAGFVEDTIAAFKNRVIHTFHSEGAGGGHAPDIIKVCGELNVLPSSTNPTRPYTVNTIDEHLDMLMVCHHLDSKIPEDVAFAESRIRPQTIAAEDILHDLGAFSIMSSDSQAMGRVGEVICRTWQTAHKMKQQRGKLPSEQHPAADNFRVLRYLAKYTINPAIACGVAHEVGSIEVGKLADIVVWKPAFFGVKPELVLKGGMIALANMGDPNASIPTPQPTFYRKQFAAHGRAKRSTCVTFVSKEFLKEGHNNQLGLEKRLVAVKGTRKLSKKDLIHNDATPKIEVDPETYEVKADGEILTCEPAKEVPLAQRYFLF; encoded by the coding sequence ATGAGCCTAGAATTCGATAGACGCCAATACGCCGAGATGTTCGGACCAACCGTCGGAGACCAAGTCCGGCTAGGAGACACGGAGCTCTTCATCGAGGTCGAGCGCGACCTCATCGCCGAAAACGGCGGGTATGGAAACGAAGTGAAATTCGGAGGAGGAAAGGTCATCCGCGACGGCATGGGGCAGTCTCCCCAAGCCACCGACGCGGAGGTTCTCGATCTGGTCATCACAAATGCCACCATCCTCGATGCGGTCCAAGGTATCATAAAAGCGGATATTGGGATCAAGAACGGCCGCATCTCAGGAATCGGTCACGCTGGCAATCCGCTTATTCAAGACGGTATCAGCGAAGGCATGACAGTCGGAGCCGGCACCGAAGTGATCGCAGGCGAAGGGCACCTTATCACCACGGGCGGATTCGACTCCCATATCCACTTCATCTGTCCGCAGCAAATCGACGAAGCCCTCGCATCCGGCGTCACCTCCATGACCGGTGGAGGCACCGGACCCGCTACCGGCACCAACGCCACCACCTGCACGCCTGGCATCTGGAACATCCACCGCATGCTGGAAGCGGCTGAGGAATACCCCATGAACCTCGGATTCATGGGCAAAGGCAACTCGTCCAACCCGGACGCTCTACGCGAGCAGGTCGCGGCTGGAGCGATGGGCTTGAAACTGCACGAGGACTGGGGCACCACGCCGGCCGCCATCGACACTTGCTTGAGCGTAGCGGACGAGATGGATGTCCAGGTCGCCATTCACACCGACACCCTCAACGAAGCCGGCTTCGTGGAGGACACCATCGCCGCCTTCAAGAACCGCGTCATCCACACCTTCCACTCCGAGGGAGCCGGTGGCGGCCATGCCCCGGATATCATAAAGGTCTGCGGCGAGCTAAACGTGCTTCCCTCTTCCACGAATCCGACCCGTCCTTACACGGTGAATACGATCGACGAGCACCTCGACATGCTCATGGTCTGCCACCATCTCGACTCCAAGATTCCCGAGGACGTGGCGTTCGCCGAATCTCGCATCCGCCCGCAAACCATCGCCGCAGAGGACATCCTGCACGATCTCGGAGCCTTCTCCATCATGTCGAGCGATTCCCAAGCTATGGGCCGCGTCGGCGAGGTGATCTGCCGCACTTGGCAAACCGCCCACAAGATGAAGCAGCAGCGCGGCAAGCTCCCATCCGAGCAGCACCCAGCCGCCGACAACTTCCGCGTGCTTCGCTACTTGGCCAAATACACCATCAATCCGGCGATCGCCTGCGGAGTCGCTCACGAAGTGGGCTCCATCGAAGTGGGCAAGCTGGCGGATATCGTGGTATGGAAGCCCGCCTTCTTCGGGGTGAAACCCGAGCTCGTGCTCAAAGGCGGCATGATCGCCCTGGCCAACATGGGTGACCCGAACGCGTCCATACCCACGCCACAGCCCACCTTCTACCGCAAGCAGTTCGCCGCTCATGGACGGGCCAAGCGCAGCACCTGCGTCACCTTCGTGAGCAAGGAATTCCTCAAAGAGGGCCACAACAACCAGCTAGGGCTCGAAAAGCGCCTGGTCGCGGTCAAGGGCACCCGCAAGCTATCGAAGAAGGATCTCATCCACAACGACGCCACGCCAAAGATCGAGGTTGATCCCGAAACCTACGAAGTGAAAGCCGATGGAGAAATCCTAACCTGCGAGCCGGCAAAGGAAGTCCCCCTCGCCCAGCGCTACTTCCTATTCTGA
- a CDS encoding urease subunit beta — protein MIPGEIIPASGKPLQANVGLETRTLEVSNTGDRPIQVGSHFHFYEVNSALSFDRETTRGFRLNIAAGTAIRFEPGDTKEIELVALAGSREVYGLNGRVNGKL, from the coding sequence ATGATACCTGGAGAAATCATACCTGCATCCGGAAAGCCACTACAAGCCAACGTCGGTCTCGAAACCAGGACGTTAGAGGTGAGCAACACCGGAGATCGCCCCATTCAGGTGGGCAGCCATTTCCACTTCTACGAAGTGAACTCCGCCCTTTCCTTCGACCGAGAAACGACGCGCGGCTTCCGTCTCAATATCGCCGCGGGCACCGCCATCCGCTTCGAGCCGGGCGACACCAAGGAGATCGAGCTGGTAGCCCTCGCCGGATCCCGCGAAGTCTACGGCCTGAACGGCCGCGTCAACGGCAAGCTCTAG
- a CDS encoding urease subunit gamma: MHLSPREQEKLMVVVAADLARRRQARGLKLNYPEAVSIITYEIFEGARDGKSVSELMAYGATLLKRDDVMEGVAEMIHEVQVEATFPDGTKLVTVHNPIQ, translated from the coding sequence ATGCACCTCTCCCCACGCGAACAAGAAAAGCTCATGGTCGTCGTCGCCGCCGATCTAGCGCGCAGACGACAAGCCAGAGGACTGAAGCTCAACTACCCGGAAGCTGTATCCATAATCACATACGAGATCTTCGAGGGCGCGCGGGACGGCAAATCGGTTTCCGAACTGATGGCCTACGGAGCTACCCTTCTCAAAAGAGATGACGTCATGGAAGGCGTCGCCGAAATGATCCATGAGGTCCAGGTGGAAGCAACCTTTCCCGACGGCACCAAACTCGTAACCGTGCACAATCCGATCCAATGA
- the urtA gene encoding urea ABC transporter substrate-binding protein, translating to MKLAKKLTLGVVSAAAFISSSLVAEETVKVGVLHSLSGTMAISETSLRDILLFAFDEINANGGVLGKQIEPVVVDGASDWPTFAEKAEQLLAQDEVAVTFGCWTSVSRKFVLPVYEKYNGLLFYPVQYEGEEMSPNIFYTAEAVNQQAIPAVDFLLDEGYEKFYLIGTDYVYPQTTNLVLFEYLKSKGIPEENIGGGLRKENGEVISAGKYTPFSHTDYQQIVAEIKNFAAGGDAAVINTINGDSNVSFFKEIAASGITSDTTPIVSFSLSEDEFRALPTDDLVGHLGCWTYFMSLDTPENEEFVANFQKWLKEDAPSSVEKENRVTCSPMVLSYNGVYLWKAAVEKAGTFDVDAVIAELEKGISFDGPGGTVTTQENHHLTKNVYIGETLENGQFEILESYEDVYGEPFLKGTFE from the coding sequence ATGAAGTTAGCTAAGAAATTAACCCTTGGCGTTGTCTCTGCGGCAGCGTTTATCAGCTCCTCGCTCGTCGCCGAGGAAACCGTGAAGGTCGGAGTCCTGCATTCCTTGTCGGGCACCATGGCCATCAGCGAGACCTCGCTGCGCGACATCCTTCTTTTCGCCTTTGACGAGATCAACGCGAATGGTGGCGTTCTCGGCAAGCAGATCGAGCCGGTCGTGGTCGACGGGGCGTCCGATTGGCCGACCTTCGCCGAGAAGGCGGAGCAGTTGCTGGCCCAGGACGAAGTCGCGGTCACCTTTGGCTGCTGGACGTCGGTGAGCCGCAAGTTCGTGCTGCCGGTTTACGAGAAGTACAACGGTTTGCTCTTCTACCCGGTGCAGTACGAAGGCGAAGAGATGTCTCCAAACATCTTCTACACGGCGGAAGCGGTCAACCAGCAGGCCATCCCTGCGGTGGATTTCCTTTTGGACGAGGGGTACGAGAAGTTTTATCTCATCGGAACCGACTACGTCTACCCGCAGACCACCAACTTGGTTCTTTTCGAGTACTTGAAGTCGAAGGGCATTCCTGAGGAGAATATCGGCGGCGGACTTCGCAAGGAGAACGGCGAAGTGATCTCTGCGGGCAAGTACACGCCTTTCAGCCATACCGACTACCAGCAGATCGTTGCTGAAATTAAGAACTTCGCAGCGGGCGGCGACGCGGCGGTGATCAACACCATCAATGGCGATTCCAACGTTTCCTTCTTCAAGGAAATCGCGGCCTCCGGCATCACTTCCGATACGACTCCAATCGTTTCTTTCAGCCTTTCTGAAGACGAGTTCCGGGCTCTTCCAACGGATGACCTGGTGGGTCACCTCGGTTGCTGGACCTATTTCATGTCCCTGGATACGCCGGAAAACGAGGAGTTCGTGGCGAACTTCCAGAAATGGCTTAAGGAGGACGCTCCAAGCAGCGTGGAGAAGGAGAATCGCGTGACCTGCTCTCCCATGGTGCTTTCCTACAATGGCGTTTATCTCTGGAAGGCCGCGGTCGAGAAGGCCGGGACCTTCGATGTGGACGCGGTGATCGCCGAGCTTGAGAAGGGGATCTCCTTCGATGGTCCAGGCGGTACGGTCACCACGCAGGAGAACCACCACCTGACCAAAAACGTTTACATCGGCGAGACGCTTGAAAACGGGCAGTTCGAGATCCTCGAGTCCTATGAGGATGTTTATGGCGAGCCCTTCCTGAAGGGCACCTTCGAATAG
- the urtB gene encoding urea ABC transporter permease subunit UrtB, whose protein sequence is MKKSFFVFALFFVSSLWGQDDPRVRQLLSDLALEKATDQDALLSELADSGDSFVTRFVDAWRTGEVFNYTPEGAEPIIVIKVSEEYIQLTTWEELDLTPAQIEEVEDNKNRPSRSLRRTLSQITDTVDLASKEVRKRIDAALKLGQSQREEYLPVLRARLEKEENDSATKALREAIAISLLANHSNPEELHEAVVQLGEFRSIAAKSKIEALRDKALEEGNETLAAAAAFSVRQIEDHEAVLRHAGSVFRGISTGSILLIVAFGLAITFGLMGIINMAHGEFVAIGGYTCYVMNEFFGDRYGTQSDAYQWFFWCSIPLSFLVAGALGWVLEKSFFRFLYKRPLESLLATWGLSMVMRQMFRLIFGAANVQVGNPEVLSGNVEFWGLAMSEARIFAIGFAGFVALLTWALLTQTNLGLYIRAVMQNRNMASSLGIPVKRVNSLTFAFGCGLAAMAGAVLSQIGNVGPEMGQAYIVQSFMVVVVGGVGNLLGAGLSALGIGVVDQLLQPLIGPIMGTIAVLFIIILFLQWKPGGLFPTKSRSMED, encoded by the coding sequence ATGAAGAAGTCGTTTTTTGTCTTCGCATTGTTTTTCGTATCAAGCCTTTGGGGACAGGACGATCCCCGAGTAAGGCAGCTCCTTTCGGATCTAGCCTTGGAAAAGGCGACGGATCAGGACGCGCTGCTTAGCGAGCTCGCCGATTCGGGCGATTCGTTCGTGACGCGCTTTGTCGACGCCTGGCGCACGGGCGAGGTTTTCAACTACACGCCGGAAGGCGCGGAACCGATCATCGTGATCAAGGTATCCGAGGAATACATACAGCTGACCACCTGGGAGGAGCTCGACCTGACGCCCGCCCAGATCGAAGAGGTGGAGGATAACAAGAATCGTCCTTCCCGAAGCCTGCGCCGCACGCTCTCTCAGATAACGGACACCGTGGACTTGGCCTCGAAGGAGGTGCGCAAGCGCATCGACGCGGCCTTGAAGCTTGGCCAAAGCCAGCGCGAGGAATACCTACCGGTTCTCCGAGCCCGTTTGGAGAAGGAGGAAAACGATTCCGCGACGAAAGCGCTGCGTGAGGCCATCGCCATAAGCTTGCTGGCCAATCATTCTAATCCGGAGGAGCTTCATGAAGCGGTCGTCCAGCTCGGCGAGTTCCGCTCCATCGCCGCTAAGAGTAAGATTGAAGCGTTACGGGACAAAGCCTTGGAGGAGGGGAACGAAACCCTCGCCGCGGCGGCCGCTTTCTCTGTGAGGCAGATCGAGGATCACGAAGCGGTTCTCCGTCACGCGGGCAGTGTCTTTCGTGGGATCAGCACCGGCAGCATCCTGCTTATCGTCGCTTTCGGCCTGGCGATCACCTTCGGCTTGATGGGCATTATCAACATGGCTCACGGGGAGTTTGTGGCCATCGGCGGCTACACCTGCTATGTGATGAACGAGTTCTTCGGCGATCGCTACGGAACTCAGTCGGACGCCTACCAATGGTTTTTCTGGTGCTCGATTCCGCTAAGCTTTCTGGTGGCCGGAGCCTTGGGCTGGGTCCTGGAGAAGAGCTTTTTCCGTTTTCTCTACAAGCGCCCTTTGGAGTCGCTGCTGGCGACTTGGGGCCTGTCGATGGTCATGCGTCAGATGTTCCGACTCATCTTCGGAGCTGCCAACGTGCAGGTGGGAAACCCGGAGGTGCTGTCGGGCAATGTCGAGTTCTGGGGGCTGGCCATGAGCGAGGCGCGGATCTTCGCCATCGGCTTCGCGGGCTTCGTGGCCCTGCTGACCTGGGCGCTTTTGACGCAGACGAATCTCGGTCTCTACATCCGAGCCGTGATGCAGAACCGGAACATGGCTTCCAGTCTCGGAATTCCGGTCAAGCGGGTGAATTCGCTCACCTTCGCGTTTGGTTGCGGGCTGGCGGCGATGGCTGGCGCGGTGCTTTCGCAAATCGGAAACGTGGGGCCCGAGATGGGGCAGGCGTACATCGTGCAGAGCTTTATGGTCGTCGTTGTCGGAGGCGTTGGCAACTTGCTGGGGGCCGGTCTTTCCGCTCTAGGCATCGGAGTCGTAGACCAACTGCTGCAGCCTTTGATCGGACCGATCATGGGCACCATCGCGGTATTGTTCATCATCATCCTGTTTCTTCAGTGGAAGCCCGGCGGGCTGTTTCCCACGAAGTCTCGTAGCATGGAAGACTAG